A DNA window from Eikenella exigua contains the following coding sequences:
- a CDS encoding accessory factor UbiK family protein, translated as MLAKQFLDELAGKIGSAIAESPVKDVEKNVKTLLGSTFSKLDLVTREEFNIQQQVLVKTREKLAALEARLAKLEANAPAALPNPSEQQ; from the coding sequence ATGTTGGCCAAACAATTCCTCGACGAACTTGCCGGAAAAATCGGCAGCGCCATCGCTGAAAGCCCGGTGAAAGACGTGGAAAAAAACGTGAAAACCCTGCTCGGCAGCACATTCAGCAAGCTTGATTTGGTAACGCGCGAAGAATTCAACATCCAACAGCAGGTGCTCGTCAAAACCCGCGAAAAACTGGCCGCCTTAGAAGCGCGCCTGGCCAAGCTGGAAGCCAACGCTCCGGCCGCCCTACCCAACCCTTCCGAACAGCAATAG
- a CDS encoding DUF4149 domain-containing protein — protein sequence MFANRVLALLAAVWFGAYLLAGYGVAPLLFQSLPKEQAGSLAGVLFSAVNYIGLFVWAIIYLAGLSAQKRSYGQRSKLSSRTVALTWLLLAISQFVLVPLIRALRSGQTHWLSNLLGGKLAFWHNMSSSLYVLISLLGLFLIMRLLRFEWQ from the coding sequence ATGTTTGCAAATCGAGTGTTGGCCCTGTTGGCTGCCGTGTGGTTTGGCGCATACCTTTTGGCCGGCTACGGCGTGGCGCCGCTATTGTTTCAATCTCTGCCCAAAGAGCAGGCCGGTAGCCTGGCCGGTGTGCTGTTTAGCGCAGTGAACTATATCGGGCTGTTTGTGTGGGCCATCATTTATTTGGCCGGCCTCTCGGCACAGAAACGCAGCTACGGCCAACGCAGCAAACTCAGCTCGCGCACCGTCGCGCTCACCTGGCTGCTGCTGGCAATCTCGCAATTTGTGCTGGTGCCACTTATCCGTGCTTTGCGCAGCGGGCAGACGCATTGGCTATCCAACTTGCTCGGCGGCAAGCTGGCTTTCTGGCACAACATGTCCAGCAGCCTGTATGTGCTCATCAGCCTGCTGGGACTGTTTTTAATCATGCGCCTGCTGCGTTTCGAGTGGCAATAA
- the pcnB gene encoding polynucleotide adenylyltransferase PcnB: MLTRWLRKILPGKPEAAATYSHKQVLPQNEHGITPDGISYAAEKVVSRLQQAGFEAYIVGGAVRDLLLGIEPKDFDVATNARPEEVRKVFRRSRIIGRRFQIVHVMVGPETIEVTTFRGGNRPARQNEHGRIMQDNSYGSMEQDAARRDFTCNALYYNPARGEITDFHHGVADIRAKRLVMIGDTRARYQEDPVRMLRAARLSGKLGFQVAHDTAAPIAECLHLLPKEPLARLFDEVMKLLFSGAAIDCLKQMQALGMDGQSVHPLLACTLERLPENQGCGMVALALNSTDSRLRADQGVSVGFVLAAVLWPQVREAWQRAQAGGLRTMPALSAAVAETRAHMEKGWGVPHRFTASMREIWQLQPQFEHQRGARPFRLLAQPRFRAAYDFLLLRARAGEVEQGIADWWTAFQEADEEQRKQMIQAAEQRPDSSDAPAKKRRRRRKKKTDAVDKGAAE; the protein is encoded by the coding sequence ATGCTGACTAGATGGCTGCGCAAAATCCTGCCGGGCAAACCTGAAGCCGCCGCAACATATTCACACAAACAGGTGCTGCCGCAAAACGAACACGGCATCACGCCGGACGGGATCAGCTATGCGGCGGAAAAGGTGGTGTCGCGGTTGCAGCAGGCCGGGTTTGAGGCTTATATAGTGGGCGGCGCGGTGCGCGATTTGCTCTTGGGCATTGAGCCGAAAGACTTCGACGTGGCCACCAACGCCCGCCCCGAAGAAGTGCGCAAAGTATTCCGCCGCAGCCGCATCATCGGCCGCCGCTTTCAGATTGTGCACGTGATGGTGGGGCCGGAAACGATTGAAGTCACCACCTTCCGCGGCGGCAACCGCCCCGCGCGGCAAAACGAACACGGCCGCATCATGCAAGACAACAGCTACGGCAGCATGGAGCAAGATGCCGCCCGCCGCGATTTCACCTGCAACGCTCTGTATTACAACCCCGCACGCGGGGAAATCACCGATTTCCACCACGGCGTGGCCGACATCCGCGCCAAACGGCTGGTGATGATTGGCGACACCCGTGCGCGCTATCAGGAAGACCCGGTGCGCATGCTGCGCGCCGCCCGGCTTTCGGGCAAACTCGGTTTTCAGGTAGCCCACGACACCGCCGCGCCGATTGCCGAATGCCTGCACCTGTTGCCCAAAGAGCCGCTGGCGCGCCTGTTCGATGAAGTGATGAAGCTCTTGTTTTCCGGCGCGGCCATCGACTGCCTCAAACAGATGCAGGCTCTGGGCATGGATGGCCAAAGCGTGCACCCCCTGCTTGCCTGCACCTTGGAAAGGCTACCTGAAAACCAGGGGTGCGGCATGGTGGCACTTGCCCTCAACAGCACCGACAGCCGCCTGCGCGCCGACCAAGGCGTATCCGTGGGCTTTGTGTTAGCCGCCGTATTGTGGCCGCAGGTGCGCGAGGCCTGGCAGCGCGCTCAGGCTGGCGGGCTCAGAACCATGCCCGCACTCAGCGCCGCCGTGGCCGAAACCCGTGCCCACATGGAAAAAGGCTGGGGCGTGCCGCACCGTTTCACCGCCTCGATGCGCGAAATCTGGCAGCTCCAGCCCCAGTTTGAGCACCAGCGCGGTGCCCGCCCCTTCCGCCTGCTTGCCCAGCCCCGCTTCCGCGCCGCCTACGATTTCCTGCTGCTGCGCGCCCGTGCCGGCGAAGTAGAGCAGGGTATTGCCGACTGGTGGACAGCTTTCCAAGAAGCCGATGAAGAACAGCGCAAACAGATGATTCAAGCCGCCGAACAACGCCCCGACAGCAGCGACGCCCCGGCCAAAAAACGCCGCCGCCGGCGCAAGAAGAAAACAGACGCGGTAGATAAGGGTGCGGCTGAATAG
- a CDS encoding deoxynucleoside kinase, which produces MQADYRYIVVEGPIGSGKSPLSRKLAEHFGCTLISEQPEQNPFLEQFYLNAANHGLATELYFLLRRTETLNLIAAADEIGNANHSMQRVVSDFLLEKDQIFVPTILREDEQALYWQLKQKIMPEIPVPDLVIYLQTSAGAAEAQLRSRGDNHINLFPPGYLQQVHEEYHRYFYLYDRAPLLIANTEELDFVNNPDHFQLLLHAIANMRGSRHYLNLSER; this is translated from the coding sequence ATGCAGGCAGACTACCGCTACATCGTTGTGGAAGGCCCCATCGGCAGCGGCAAATCCCCGCTCAGCCGCAAGCTGGCCGAACATTTCGGCTGCACCCTCATCAGCGAGCAGCCCGAGCAAAACCCGTTTTTGGAGCAGTTCTACCTCAACGCCGCCAACCACGGCCTGGCCACCGAGCTCTACTTCCTGCTGCGCCGCACCGAAACGCTCAACCTCATTGCGGCCGCCGACGAAATCGGCAATGCCAACCACAGCATGCAGCGTGTGGTGAGTGATTTCTTATTGGAAAAAGACCAGATTTTCGTGCCCACCATCCTGCGTGAAGACGAGCAGGCGCTGTATTGGCAGCTCAAGCAAAAAATCATGCCTGAAATTCCCGTGCCTGATTTGGTGATTTACCTGCAAACCAGCGCCGGTGCCGCCGAAGCGCAGCTGCGCAGCCGGGGCGACAACCACATCAACCTGTTTCCGCCCGGCTACCTGCAGCAGGTGCACGAGGAATACCACCGCTATTTCTACCTCTACGACCGCGCCCCACTGCTGATTGCCAATACCGAAGAGCTGGATTTTGTGAACAACCCCGACCATTTCCAACTGCTGCTGCACGCCATCGCCAATATGCGTGGCAGCCGGCATTATTTGAACTTGAGCGAACGCTAG
- a CDS encoding YifB family Mg chelatase-like AAA ATPase, with protein sequence MSLAVVYSRALSGMAAPLVEVEAHLANGLPAFNIVGLPDTEVKESRDRVRAAIIQSGFDFPAKKITVNLAPADLPKESGRFDLPIAVGILAASGQIAISPEELAKYELAGELALSGLLRPVRGALAMVWQSTQARRRFILPQESAEQAALIERAEVLAAESLVAVAAHLNGIAALPRCQASIDSAEEAPSPDLQDVKGQHTARLALEIAAAGGHSILMSGPPGTGKSMLAQRLPGILPPLSDDEITETWALRSLLPQQHSFSRRRPFRSPHHSASAAAMVGGGSDPKPGEISLAHNGVLFLDELPEFDRKVLEMLREPLENGLIHISRASRQATYPARFQLVAAMNPCPCGFLGHPAKPCRCTPESIARYRGKISGPLLDRIDLIIEVPALSAAELTQATPGEPSAAVRERVLAARERQQQRQGKSNALLNVTELDELAAIEPEAKAALSAVLEKLSLSARSYHRILRIARTLADLAGSDTVNQRHVMQAVSFRRTPS encoded by the coding sequence ATGAGTTTGGCGGTGGTATACAGCCGGGCGCTCAGCGGCATGGCCGCGCCCTTGGTGGAAGTGGAAGCCCACTTGGCCAACGGCCTGCCCGCATTCAATATTGTCGGCCTGCCCGACACTGAAGTGAAAGAAAGCCGCGACCGCGTGCGTGCCGCCATCATACAGAGCGGCTTCGACTTCCCCGCCAAAAAAATCACTGTAAACCTCGCCCCGGCAGATTTGCCCAAAGAATCCGGCCGTTTCGACCTGCCGATTGCCGTGGGCATCCTCGCCGCCTCCGGCCAAATCGCCATTTCGCCCGAAGAATTGGCCAAATACGAACTGGCTGGCGAACTGGCTTTGTCCGGACTGCTGCGCCCGGTGCGCGGTGCACTGGCCATGGTGTGGCAGAGCACGCAGGCGCGGCGTCGTTTTATTTTGCCGCAAGAGAGCGCCGAGCAAGCCGCGCTGATTGAACGCGCCGAAGTGTTGGCAGCCGAAAGCCTGGTGGCCGTAGCCGCCCACCTCAACGGTATCGCCGCCCTACCCCGTTGCCAAGCCAGCATCGATTCAGCCGAAGAAGCACCCTCTCCCGACCTGCAAGACGTAAAAGGCCAGCACACCGCGCGGCTCGCGCTTGAAATTGCCGCTGCCGGCGGCCACAGCATTCTGATGAGCGGCCCGCCAGGCACCGGAAAATCCATGCTGGCGCAACGCCTGCCCGGCATCCTGCCGCCGCTCTCCGACGACGAAATCACCGAAACCTGGGCACTGCGTTCGCTGCTGCCCCAGCAGCACAGTTTCTCCCGCCGCCGACCCTTCCGTTCGCCGCACCACAGCGCCAGCGCCGCCGCCATGGTGGGCGGCGGTTCCGACCCCAAGCCCGGCGAAATTTCCCTGGCGCACAACGGCGTATTGTTCCTCGACGAATTGCCCGAGTTCGACCGCAAGGTGCTGGAAATGCTGCGCGAACCGCTGGAAAACGGCCTTATCCACATTTCCCGCGCCAGCCGCCAAGCCACCTATCCCGCCCGCTTCCAGCTAGTGGCTGCCATGAATCCCTGTCCATGCGGCTTCCTCGGCCATCCCGCCAAACCCTGCCGCTGCACGCCCGAAAGCATTGCCCGTTATCGCGGCAAAATTTCCGGCCCGCTCTTGGACAGGATTGATTTGATTATTGAAGTGCCCGCCCTCTCCGCCGCCGAGCTCACTCAAGCCACACCCGGCGAACCCAGCGCTGCCGTACGGGAACGCGTGCTGGCCGCGCGCGAACGCCAACAGCAGCGGCAAGGCAAAAGCAATGCCTTGCTCAACGTAACCGAACTGGACGAGCTGGCCGCCATCGAGCCCGAAGCCAAAGCAGCCCTCTCCGCCGTGTTGGAAAAACTCTCGCTTTCCGCCCGCAGCTACCACCGCATCCTGCGCATCGCCCGCACCCTGGCCGACTTGGCCGGCAGCGACACCGTAAACCAGCGCCACGTCATGCAGGCCGTGAGCTTCCGCCGCACCCCGTCTTAA
- a CDS encoding DUF3460 family protein, producing MYNYQSDATQFLQKYIEEHPEEQERRLQNRGLLWDVELNPEEQVDFAAGKVAKKPYTYYSY from the coding sequence ATGTATAACTACCAATCCGACGCCACCCAGTTCCTGCAAAAATACATCGAAGAACACCCCGAAGAGCAAGAACGCCGCCTCCAAAACCGCGGCCTGTTGTGGGATGTCGAGCTCAACCCAGAAGAGCAGGTCGATTTCGCCGCCGGCAAAGTCGCCAAAAAACCCTACACCTACTATTCCTACTAA
- the folK gene encoding 2-amino-4-hydroxy-6-hydroxymethyldihydropteridine diphosphokinase, which translates to MKQAIIALGSNLEQPVSQLQNALAALAAHLQVQVLATSSFYRTAPVGYADQPDFINAAVLLATDLPAVELLALLHQTEATAGRVRSFRNAPRTLDLDLIDYAGQTLDSPALQLPHPRAHQRGFVMIPLAEIAPQHILPGQTATAAELAAALGNEGVQRLDGTES; encoded by the coding sequence ATGAAGCAAGCCATTATTGCCTTGGGTAGCAATCTCGAACAGCCCGTTTCTCAGCTGCAAAACGCCCTGGCCGCGCTGGCCGCACATCTGCAAGTGCAGGTGCTGGCCACTTCCTCGTTTTACCGCACCGCACCGGTGGGCTATGCCGACCAGCCTGACTTCATTAACGCTGCTGTGCTGCTGGCCACCGATTTGCCCGCTGTCGAACTGCTTGCCCTGCTGCACCAAACCGAAGCCACCGCCGGCCGCGTGCGCAGTTTCCGCAATGCCCCGCGTACGCTGGATTTGGATTTAATCGACTACGCCGGCCAAACGCTCGACAGCCCCGCTTTGCAGCTGCCCCACCCGCGCGCCCATCAACGCGGCTTCGTGATGATTCCCCTGGCCGAAATCGCCCCGCAGCACATCCTGCCCGGCCAAACCGCCACCGCTGCCGAGCTGGCCGCTGCTCTGGGTAATGAAGGCGTGCAACGTTTAGATGGAACAGAGAGTTAA
- a CDS encoding O-methyltransferase, whose product MTAATDHLPPGLAGYLKSINPPEAEVLQHLRQTTAQHRMGKMHLAAEQVQLLAFLVQLIRAERCLEIGVFTGYSSTAVALALPEHGRLTACDINITYTNTARRFWREAGVEHKIELHLQPALITLNQLIEQGRSGSYDFALIDADKPPTAHYYERCLTLLRPGGLIAIDNLLLGGRVYQANAESAPESIERIRAFNQSLQTDSRVAALTLPLGDGLTLLRKRHPEETPCA is encoded by the coding sequence ATGACCGCAGCCACCGACCATCTGCCCCCCGGCCTTGCAGGCTACTTGAAAAGCATCAACCCGCCCGAAGCAGAAGTGTTGCAACACCTGCGCCAAACCACCGCGCAGCACCGCATGGGCAAAATGCACCTGGCCGCCGAGCAAGTCCAACTCCTCGCCTTTCTCGTGCAGCTCATCCGCGCCGAGCGCTGCCTCGAAATCGGCGTGTTCACCGGCTACAGCAGCACCGCCGTCGCCCTCGCCCTGCCCGAACACGGCCGCCTCACCGCCTGCGACATCAACATCACCTACACCAACACCGCGCGCCGCTTCTGGCGCGAAGCCGGCGTGGAACACAAAATCGAGCTCCACCTCCAGCCCGCCCTCATCACGCTCAACCAACTCATCGAACAAGGCCGCAGCGGCAGCTACGATTTCGCCCTGATCGATGCCGACAAACCGCCCACCGCCCACTACTACGAACGCTGCCTCACCCTGCTGCGCCCCGGTGGCCTTATTGCCATCGACAACCTCCTGCTCGGCGGCCGCGTGTATCAGGCAAACGCCGAGTCCGCTCCCGAATCTATCGAGCGCATCCGCGCCTTCAACCAATCCCTGCAAACAGATTCCCGCGTCGCCGCCCTCACCCTGCCCCTGGGCGACGGCCTTACACTGCTGCGCAAACGTCATCCCGAGGAAACCCCATGCGCCTGA